A genomic stretch from Capricornis sumatraensis isolate serow.1 chromosome 4, serow.2, whole genome shotgun sequence includes:
- the LOC138077794 gene encoding uncharacterized protein: MLLLLSLLPLLPPPLLPPPPPPLVLLLLLLLLHDSCFLHLSRPQLQLLEVRNMPFSLGYWFT, translated from the coding sequence ATGCTGTTGCTACTGTCGCTGCTGCCGCTCCTGCCGCCtccgctgctgccgccgccgccgccgccgctggtcCTGCTCCTGCTTTTACTTCTTCTGCATGACAGTTGCTTTCTCCATCTGAGCAGACCCCAGCTGCAGCTGCTCGAGGTGAGAAACATGCCTTTCAGTTTGGGCTACTGGTTTACTTAA